A single window of Gossypium hirsutum isolate 1008001.06 chromosome A10, Gossypium_hirsutum_v2.1, whole genome shotgun sequence DNA harbors:
- the LOC107936319 gene encoding protein PHR1-LIKE 3 isoform X2, protein MYSAIPSLPLDGRVGDYQGSLDGTNLPGDACLVLTTDPKPRLRWTAELHERFVDAVTQLGGPDKATPKTIMRTMGVKGLTLYHLKSHLQKYRLGKQSCKESIDNSKDESQDTGSSTTSSSRMVAQDLNDGYQVTEALRAQMEVQRKLHEQLEVQHRLQLRIEAQSKYLQSMLEKACKALNDQDQAASTGLEAAREELSELAIKVSNDCQGMIPPHDNIKLPSLSELAVVLENNRTSNMPGRIGDCSVESCLTSSGSPVSSQAGIMKKRPRSMFGNGEPLPLDGNIRQEIEWGMPNIS, encoded by the exons ATGTACTCGGCTATTCCGTCGTTACCATTAGATGGAAGGGTGGGAGATTATCAAGGCTCGCTTGATGGTACAAACTTGCCTGGTGATGCTTGTTTGGTCTTAACAACCGATCCTAAGCCCCGACTCCGATGGACCGCCGAGCTCCATGAACGTTTCGTCGATGCTGTTACTCAACTTGGCGGCCCTGACA AAGCAACCCCAAAGACTATTATGAGAACAATGGGAGTAAAAGGCCTTACCCTCTATCACTTGAAATCACATCTTCAG AAATATCGGCTGGGGAAGCAATCATGCAAGGAATCAATTGATAACTCTAAGGATG AAAGTCAGGACACTGGTTCATCTACAACATCGTCGTCAAGAATGGTAGCGCAAGATCTGAACGA TGGTTACCAGGTAACTGAAGCTCTACGAGCACAAATGGAAGTGCAACGAAAACTGCATGAACAGTTGGAG GTACAACATCGCCTTCAACTTCGGATTGAAGCACAAAGCAAATACCTACAGTCAATGCTCGAGAAAGCCTGCAAAGCTCTGAACGATCAAGATCAAGCTGCTTCCACAGGTCTGGAAGCTGCAAGAGAAGAGCTATCGGAACTGGCTATTAAGGTTTCCAATGATTGTCAAGGGATGATCCCTCCTCATGATAACATTAAACTGCCTTCCTTGTCTGAACTTGCAGTAGTTTTAGAGAACAACAGAACATCCAATATGCCAGGTCGGATTGGTGATTGCTCGGTCGAAAGCTGCTTGACTTCGAGTGGAAGCCCGGTGAGTTCACAGGCTGGTATCATGAAGAAGAGGCCAAGATCCATGTTTGGAAATGGAGAGCCTCTGCCTTTGGATGGCAATATAAGGCAAGAAATAGAATGGGGGATGCCTAATATTAGTTGA
- the LOC107936319 gene encoding protein PHR1-LIKE 3 isoform X1, protein MYSAIPSLPLDGRVGDYQGSLDGTNLPGDACLVLTTDPKPRLRWTAELHERFVDAVTQLGGPDKATPKTIMRTMGVKGLTLYHLKSHLQKYRLGKQSCKESIDNSKDASCVAESQDTGSSTTSSSRMVAQDLNDGYQVTEALRAQMEVQRKLHEQLEVQHRLQLRIEAQSKYLQSMLEKACKALNDQDQAASTGLEAAREELSELAIKVSNDCQGMIPPHDNIKLPSLSELAVVLENNRTSNMPGRIGDCSVESCLTSSGSPVSSQAGIMKKRPRSMFGNGEPLPLDGNIRQEIEWGMPNIS, encoded by the exons ATGTACTCGGCTATTCCGTCGTTACCATTAGATGGAAGGGTGGGAGATTATCAAGGCTCGCTTGATGGTACAAACTTGCCTGGTGATGCTTGTTTGGTCTTAACAACCGATCCTAAGCCCCGACTCCGATGGACCGCCGAGCTCCATGAACGTTTCGTCGATGCTGTTACTCAACTTGGCGGCCCTGACA AAGCAACCCCAAAGACTATTATGAGAACAATGGGAGTAAAAGGCCTTACCCTCTATCACTTGAAATCACATCTTCAG AAATATCGGCTGGGGAAGCAATCATGCAAGGAATCAATTGATAACTCTAAGGATG CATCTTGTGTTGCAGAAAGTCAGGACACTGGTTCATCTACAACATCGTCGTCAAGAATGGTAGCGCAAGATCTGAACGA TGGTTACCAGGTAACTGAAGCTCTACGAGCACAAATGGAAGTGCAACGAAAACTGCATGAACAGTTGGAG GTACAACATCGCCTTCAACTTCGGATTGAAGCACAAAGCAAATACCTACAGTCAATGCTCGAGAAAGCCTGCAAAGCTCTGAACGATCAAGATCAAGCTGCTTCCACAGGTCTGGAAGCTGCAAGAGAAGAGCTATCGGAACTGGCTATTAAGGTTTCCAATGATTGTCAAGGGATGATCCCTCCTCATGATAACATTAAACTGCCTTCCTTGTCTGAACTTGCAGTAGTTTTAGAGAACAACAGAACATCCAATATGCCAGGTCGGATTGGTGATTGCTCGGTCGAAAGCTGCTTGACTTCGAGTGGAAGCCCGGTGAGTTCACAGGCTGGTATCATGAAGAAGAGGCCAAGATCCATGTTTGGAAATGGAGAGCCTCTGCCTTTGGATGGCAATATAAGGCAAGAAATAGAATGGGGGATGCCTAATATTAGTTGA